One segment of Rhodopirellula baltica SH 1 DNA contains the following:
- a CDS encoding DUF1559 domain-containing protein, whose product MTSQTNDVNRQTCGMTIVEVLVAIGIVGVLAALLLMAVMPIRETARNASCNNNLRQIGLALLAYEATWKSFPPGTSFDGISAHARLLPQVEEGALFEKMNFDASFHDQAPELRFAPAVFLCPSRVTPDQRTIAATGPTNYLFIAGGGLPGVENGVIVGTPEDGKLIRMASITDGQSNTAVITECATTPVVSPKSKPAYGWQTSLFKTSKRYDVETELDAFTSECIVIGENPSEYLERRSRGLGSEWLFGSLGITRIINSIPNLATNCTNRGSTVSGLYSPSSNHRSTFGIVFADGSVHALTREIDPDLWKAIGSINGRESFNGIL is encoded by the coding sequence ATGACCAGCCAAACAAATGATGTCAACCGACAAACTTGCGGGATGACGATCGTGGAAGTGCTGGTCGCAATCGGCATTGTTGGGGTTCTCGCCGCACTTCTATTGATGGCAGTGATGCCGATCCGAGAGACGGCCAGAAACGCGTCGTGCAACAACAACCTGCGTCAGATTGGTCTTGCACTTCTAGCCTATGAAGCAACCTGGAAATCGTTTCCACCCGGCACAAGTTTCGACGGGATCTCCGCTCATGCCCGGTTGCTGCCACAAGTCGAGGAAGGTGCGTTGTTCGAAAAGATGAACTTCGACGCTTCTTTCCACGATCAGGCTCCCGAACTGAGATTTGCACCGGCTGTGTTTCTGTGCCCCAGTCGAGTGACACCTGACCAGCGAACAATCGCTGCGACAGGACCAACCAACTACTTATTCATCGCTGGTGGTGGTTTGCCTGGCGTCGAAAATGGAGTCATCGTTGGGACACCGGAGGATGGCAAGCTCATCCGAATGGCCAGCATCACCGATGGTCAGTCCAACACTGCCGTGATAACCGAGTGTGCGACCACCCCGGTCGTTTCTCCGAAGAGCAAGCCAGCGTACGGATGGCAAACTTCGCTATTCAAGACGTCCAAGCGATACGACGTAGAAACTGAGCTAGACGCATTCACGAGTGAATGCATTGTCATCGGTGAAAATCCAAGTGAGTATCTTGAACGACGTTCGAGAGGCCTTGGTTCAGAATGGCTCTTCGGATCACTTGGTATCACACGAATCATAAATTCGATTCCCAATCTGGCAACCAACTGCACAAATCGAGGTTCGACTGTCTCTGGGCTTTACTCGCCCTCAAGCAATCATCGGTCGACATTCGGAATTGTCTTTGCTGATGGTTCAGTACATGCGTTAACTCGCGAGATTGATCCTGACCTTTGGAAGGCAATCGGTTCCATCAACGGGCGAGAGTCGTTCAACGGTATTTTGTGA
- a CDS encoding M90 metallopeptidase family protein: protein MMNQDPRMLLPGRLVGLSFLCLAVLTPTLADDDTARSPARFDPVVREIEGWMVHIEPVLLGEAASGDGASGNEHRSLAMLANHLQRIQILLRPATLAKLQQVEIWIEKEHPSLAAMQYHPSRGWLLGNGHDERLTKKVHIPRADQLLSKEQMLKHPAVILHELAHAYHDQFLGFDQPEIIAAFEEAKLTKRYENVLSYTGQNVRHYGLSNHKEYFAEGTEAYFYRNDFFPFVRAELKQHDPTLHDLLGRLWGERSSK from the coding sequence ATGATGAACCAAGACCCGCGAATGCTTTTACCCGGGAGGCTGGTTGGTCTCTCATTTCTCTGTTTGGCGGTCCTGACGCCGACATTGGCAGACGATGACACCGCCAGATCGCCCGCTCGTTTCGATCCAGTTGTACGTGAGATCGAAGGCTGGATGGTGCACATCGAACCCGTTCTTTTGGGTGAAGCTGCTTCGGGTGACGGTGCCTCCGGAAATGAACACCGCTCGCTGGCGATGCTTGCCAACCATCTGCAACGCATCCAGATTCTGCTCCGTCCAGCAACACTTGCGAAGTTGCAACAGGTTGAAATTTGGATCGAAAAAGAGCATCCGAGCTTGGCGGCCATGCAATATCACCCTAGCCGCGGTTGGTTGCTGGGCAATGGGCACGATGAGCGACTGACGAAGAAGGTTCACATTCCACGAGCGGATCAGTTGCTGTCAAAGGAGCAAATGCTGAAGCATCCCGCGGTGATCTTGCATGAGTTAGCGCATGCCTACCACGATCAATTCTTGGGCTTCGATCAACCGGAAATCATCGCCGCGTTCGAAGAAGCCAAATTGACGAAGCGATACGAAAACGTTTTGTCGTACACTGGTCAAAACGTCCGCCACTACGGACTGAGCAACCACAAGGAATACTTCGCCGAAGGCACGGAAGCTTACTTCTATCGCAACGACTTCTTCCCTTTCGTGCGAGCCGAGCTCAAACAACACGACCCCACGCTGCACGACCTTCTCGGCCGTCTCTGGGGCGAACGTTCGAGCAAGTAG
- a CDS encoding redoxin domain-containing protein, with protein sequence MHRRLVCFAVACLILGNAWIPLANAATGRQSEGSDASPVGEQVPTFTLPNAYGKPVSLTDFEGKECAAIVFLGTECPLAKLYGPRLNDLQEEFGDRGLQVIGINSNKQDSLTELAAYVHRHEIAFPMLKDKGNVVADAMKAERTPEVFLIDANRVVRYHGRIDDQYGVGYARDKKTRSDLAIAVEELLAGKPISQPKTEAVGCHIGRTKQVAEQGEITYTKHIAPIFNSRCVTCHREGEIAPFTLTSYDDTQGWEDTILEVIGNNRMPPWSANPAHGEFANDARLSEQEKKSIEQWVDGGMPEGDPSDLPEPPVFTSGWQIDEPDQIIQMRDKPFDVPAEGVVDYQRFVIDPGWDEDKYVVACEARPQNRAVVHHILVYVIPPGGRDIDLRKVLVGYAPGSTPVDLDDGVAIHAEAGSKLLFEMHYTPNGTAQSDLSYIGVKFTDKANVKKELEGAIAVETKFRIPPGKSDHVVTAKHTVRRDVELLGMTPHMHLRGKAFRYTAHFPDGKEEILLDVPAYDFNWQMKYILKEPRKLPRGTVVHCRAVFDNSEYNLSNPDPSKTVGWGDQSWNEMMIGFMDVVKAD encoded by the coding sequence ATGCATCGTCGTTTGGTTTGTTTCGCAGTCGCTTGCCTGATTTTGGGAAACGCTTGGATTCCGTTGGCCAACGCCGCGACGGGGCGCCAATCCGAAGGTTCGGACGCGTCTCCGGTCGGAGAGCAGGTGCCGACGTTCACGCTGCCCAACGCCTATGGCAAACCCGTATCGCTGACTGACTTCGAGGGCAAGGAATGCGCCGCCATTGTTTTCCTCGGAACGGAGTGCCCATTGGCGAAACTGTATGGTCCGCGGCTGAATGATCTTCAAGAGGAATTCGGCGATCGCGGCCTGCAGGTCATCGGGATCAACTCGAACAAACAAGACAGCCTGACCGAGTTGGCAGCTTACGTGCATCGTCACGAAATCGCCTTTCCGATGCTGAAGGACAAAGGCAACGTTGTCGCCGATGCGATGAAAGCAGAACGGACCCCCGAGGTTTTCTTGATCGATGCGAATCGCGTCGTTCGCTACCACGGCCGGATCGATGACCAATACGGAGTCGGCTACGCTCGCGACAAAAAGACTCGCTCTGATCTGGCCATCGCGGTGGAAGAACTGCTGGCCGGAAAACCGATTTCGCAACCGAAGACGGAGGCCGTTGGTTGCCACATTGGTCGAACCAAACAAGTCGCTGAGCAGGGCGAGATTACCTACACCAAACACATCGCTCCGATTTTCAATTCACGATGTGTCACTTGTCACCGGGAAGGCGAGATCGCGCCGTTCACCCTGACCAGCTACGATGACACACAAGGTTGGGAAGACACGATCCTCGAAGTGATCGGCAACAATCGTATGCCGCCTTGGTCGGCCAACCCGGCACATGGCGAGTTCGCAAACGACGCGAGGTTGTCCGAACAAGAGAAAAAATCGATTGAACAATGGGTCGATGGTGGGATGCCCGAGGGGGATCCATCGGACCTGCCTGAACCGCCCGTGTTCACCTCGGGGTGGCAGATTGACGAGCCTGATCAAATCATCCAGATGCGAGACAAGCCGTTTGATGTGCCCGCCGAAGGTGTGGTCGACTACCAACGATTCGTGATCGATCCGGGTTGGGACGAAGACAAGTACGTCGTCGCTTGCGAAGCACGCCCTCAAAACCGAGCGGTTGTTCACCACATTTTGGTTTATGTGATCCCACCGGGTGGCAGAGATATCGATCTTCGAAAGGTGCTGGTGGGGTATGCTCCTGGCAGTACGCCGGTTGATTTGGATGACGGTGTCGCGATTCATGCGGAAGCCGGCAGCAAGCTGTTGTTTGAGATGCACTACACGCCCAACGGCACTGCTCAAAGCGACCTGTCGTACATCGGGGTCAAGTTCACCGACAAAGCCAACGTCAAGAAAGAATTGGAAGGCGCCATCGCTGTCGAAACGAAGTTTCGAATTCCGCCGGGCAAATCCGATCACGTGGTGACGGCAAAGCACACCGTGCGAAGGGACGTCGAGCTTCTTGGGATGACACCGCACATGCACCTGCGTGGCAAAGCATTTCGTTACACGGCGCACTTCCCCGATGGCAAAGAAGAAATTTTGCTGGACGTTCCTGCTTATGATTTTAACTGGCAGATGAAATACATCTTGAAGGAACCGCGAAAGTTACCTCGGGGGACCGTCGTCCACTGCCGCGCGGTCTTTGACAACTCGGAATACAATCTGAGCAACCCCGATCCTTCCAAGACCGTTGGATGGGGCGACCAAAGTTGGAATGAAATGATGATCGGCTTCATGGACGTGGTGAAGGCCGACTGA
- a CDS encoding DUF1559 family PulG-like putative transporter: MQGGVNRRGFTLVELLVVIAIIGVLIAMLLPAVQSVREAARQTKCRNRIRQIALACQNYESMFRDLPGYSGEVPPFLVDFDSRRQYDSRFNGGNWLVQAMALMEQADLAPPLAKIGAATTITPTDRVQHHVQSAIATFHCPTRRDADAYPLLEPYLSRYGETGGRTDYAMCGGPASVNEADHRVIESEYDGVWRLGGRTRLSRVWDGLSHTYLVGEKAMDSLKYTTGDCFGDRAPLAGYTGIGTTTHSYVRFAARQPALDTPDNCLSCHDFGSAHPHGWNAAMVDGSVKMLTYTQDINIHRAAASIDGREIPTYDH, encoded by the coding sequence GTGCAAGGCGGAGTGAACCGTCGCGGATTCACATTGGTGGAATTGTTGGTGGTGATCGCCATCATTGGCGTTCTGATCGCAATGCTTTTGCCGGCGGTCCAGAGCGTTCGTGAGGCGGCTCGCCAGACCAAGTGTCGCAATCGAATCCGTCAAATTGCGTTGGCGTGTCAGAACTACGAATCCATGTTTCGCGACCTTCCCGGCTACTCGGGCGAAGTCCCTCCCTTCTTGGTCGACTTTGACAGCCGCCGGCAATACGACTCTCGGTTCAATGGCGGCAATTGGTTGGTCCAAGCGATGGCGCTGATGGAGCAAGCTGACTTGGCACCGCCGCTGGCGAAGATCGGAGCCGCGACAACGATCACGCCGACTGACCGAGTGCAGCATCACGTCCAATCGGCGATCGCGACTTTTCATTGCCCAACCCGACGTGACGCGGATGCTTATCCATTGCTAGAACCGTATCTCAGTCGGTACGGAGAGACCGGAGGACGAACGGATTACGCCATGTGCGGTGGGCCCGCGTCGGTCAACGAGGCGGACCATCGAGTCATCGAAAGCGAGTACGACGGGGTTTGGCGTTTAGGCGGCAGAACACGCTTGTCACGAGTTTGGGACGGTTTGAGTCACACGTATTTGGTCGGCGAAAAGGCGATGGATTCGCTGAAATACACCACCGGGGACTGCTTTGGCGACCGGGCTCCTCTGGCCGGTTACACAGGAATCGGGACAACCACGCACTCATATGTCCGTTTCGCGGCCCGGCAACCGGCATTGGACACCCCCGACAATTGTTTGTCGTGTCACGACTTTGGAAGTGCCCACCCGCATGGCTGGAATGCAGCGATGGTGGATGGATCGGTGAAAATGTTGACGTACACTCAAGACATCAACATTCACCGCGCGGCCGCGTCGATCGATGGTCGCGAAATTCCTACCTACGATCATTGA
- the wecB gene encoding non-hydrolyzing UDP-N-acetylglucosamine 2-epimerase, with product MKRPKIAVFFGTRPEAIKVAPVIKRLAGDERFELLSVSTGQHREMLDQVIDIFDLPVHHDLGVMTPGQTLAGLSSKLIASIDQILEAEQPDFALVQGDTTTVLMASLACFYRRIPTGHIEAGLRTGNLASPFPEEANRVLASPISMLHFAPTSVSEANLLNERIDPAKIFVTGNTVIDALHLEVQQQSDPAVAAKIDEELGAVLPSDWRDKRFVLITGHRRENFGGGFDEICGAISELAERFPDVRFVYPVHLNPNVSGPVQKALGAFDNVLLLPPQSYRPFVALMQACELVLTDSGGVQEEAPGLGKPVLVMRDTTERPEGVDAGTVRLVGPVRKNIVDGVSELLSDREAYDQMARATNPYGDGTASQKILDAIAQHYC from the coding sequence ATGAAACGTCCCAAAATAGCCGTCTTCTTTGGAACCCGCCCCGAAGCCATCAAGGTCGCTCCCGTGATCAAACGACTTGCCGGTGACGAGCGATTTGAATTGCTGTCGGTTTCGACTGGACAACACCGCGAAATGCTGGATCAGGTGATCGACATTTTCGATCTGCCAGTGCATCACGATTTGGGCGTGATGACGCCGGGGCAAACCCTGGCGGGCCTGTCCTCGAAACTGATCGCATCAATCGACCAAATTCTCGAAGCCGAACAGCCTGATTTTGCTCTCGTCCAAGGTGACACGACGACCGTCCTGATGGCCTCGCTAGCATGCTTTTACCGCCGCATCCCGACCGGCCACATCGAAGCTGGTCTGCGAACTGGCAACCTGGCCAGTCCATTCCCCGAAGAAGCCAACCGGGTGCTGGCTAGTCCCATCAGCATGTTGCACTTCGCACCGACATCGGTCAGCGAAGCCAATTTGCTAAACGAACGAATCGATCCCGCCAAGATCTTTGTGACGGGAAACACGGTGATCGATGCATTGCACCTGGAGGTCCAGCAGCAATCGGATCCTGCGGTTGCAGCGAAGATCGACGAAGAGCTCGGGGCGGTCCTTCCAAGTGATTGGCGAGACAAAAGGTTTGTCTTGATCACCGGGCACCGACGCGAAAATTTTGGCGGTGGCTTCGATGAGATCTGCGGTGCGATTTCAGAATTGGCTGAGCGATTCCCGGACGTTCGATTTGTGTACCCGGTTCACTTGAACCCCAACGTTTCGGGACCTGTTCAAAAGGCGTTGGGAGCATTTGACAACGTCCTGCTATTGCCACCTCAATCGTATCGCCCCTTCGTTGCTTTGATGCAAGCATGCGAATTGGTGCTGACCGACTCGGGCGGAGTGCAAGAAGAAGCCCCCGGACTTGGCAAACCCGTGTTGGTGATGCGAGATACAACCGAACGTCCCGAAGGCGTCGATGCGGGCACCGTTCGGTTAGTCGGCCCAGTTCGCAAGAATATTGTGGACGGCGTCAGTGAGCTGCTCAGCGACCGGGAAGCTTACGACCAAATGGCTCGAGCGACGAACCCTTACGGGGATGGAACCGCATCGCAGAAGATCCTGGATGCGATTGCTCAGCACTACTGTTGA
- a CDS encoding FG-GAP-like repeat-containing protein, giving the protein MPFPAEQVQSLIAEGDLRGAEKILHPYLIASPDDPIALFTLAQLHAASDDLETAIKTLRHPAIQESDAALPALGTTADWLVQLGRPEEAADCYRQMLRVAPDAVMIHRRLAGLMIRMGRPQLAQGSLRQLCRSGDVRRPELAALISISQVDSSRPIGPIAKARQLAKQHDYQGAADQLASRPPTQYQTSDVEAFHTRMLAELQQDKMVEERLAQGRVDQQAYSDYWAALGIHSLRRKNFEAAISAFSNAVTIDPTDASSIQRLSQTYRTSGKIQLADQHHQRFRQVLKTIRLSNQIADSPSEDTMQELADALDSLDRPLEAVLWRTIAASRQSDSADQVRALVEQFSSIAQSGNAFPPTSLPDAKRNIILPDSGTTPNRSNQPRIASGNRSYDWPSPPETAVWQNIAGDVSLNHQFRVAKEPQSKAFAIYQSLGGGIAAIDFDLDGRCDLYCAQGAADPPDFQSDEPNPLYRNIETQVKDISQWAGTGETMYTLGVTAGDWNQDGFDDLAVNQFGSVVLLTNRGDGTFQRSVLLEKPTTWLPSSIVISDINADGLQDLIALAYADSEEIWKKPPVNEEGRPTYLIGPASFAGAANLALLGTPTGWEDGFNEIRASEETVTDTSLGIIVGLDVGKTIAGKNASDVQVNSIFVGNDQQNDRLWTHSNVAQHGWEETAMVHGCAFGSFGNPSASMGIAAADFNQDGQEDLHITNFQDEPASLFYGCRSGYRDHSIGSGLHRHSFNVLGFGTAALDFDLNGLPDLMVTNGYIDDPAEQTPPYEQPMQLLVRQDKKYQLQPVSDSSGYWSRPHVGRAMARLDFDGDGRDDVAITNLNENSAILLNRTETAHHWIRVSLVGKTSTRNAVGAAIKVIGKDRTYTHRVTSGDGFLCRDEPEMTIGLGHQEDNVDVEVRWPNGTLQHWNDVEIDTSWMFLESEPSAFEMPIHQ; this is encoded by the coding sequence ATGCCGTTTCCTGCTGAACAAGTTCAATCATTGATCGCGGAAGGTGATCTTCGCGGTGCCGAGAAGATTTTGCATCCGTATTTGATTGCCAGTCCCGACGACCCTATCGCGTTGTTCACACTTGCTCAACTTCATGCGGCATCAGACGATCTAGAGACGGCCATCAAGACACTCCGACATCCGGCTATCCAAGAGTCCGATGCAGCGTTGCCAGCTTTGGGAACAACGGCTGATTGGCTCGTACAACTCGGGCGTCCAGAAGAAGCCGCGGACTGTTATCGCCAAATGCTTCGCGTTGCTCCCGATGCCGTGATGATTCACCGCCGCTTAGCAGGCCTGATGATTCGAATGGGTCGTCCGCAACTCGCTCAGGGTTCTCTGAGACAGTTGTGCCGCAGCGGTGATGTGCGTCGACCGGAACTCGCTGCGTTAATCTCGATCTCTCAGGTCGACAGCAGTCGACCGATCGGTCCGATTGCCAAAGCACGTCAACTGGCTAAGCAACATGACTACCAAGGAGCAGCGGATCAATTGGCATCCCGCCCTCCAACGCAATACCAGACATCGGATGTGGAGGCATTTCACACCCGCATGTTGGCCGAGCTTCAACAAGACAAAATGGTGGAAGAGCGACTGGCACAAGGTCGCGTCGACCAACAAGCCTATTCGGACTATTGGGCCGCGCTGGGCATTCACTCACTTCGACGAAAGAACTTCGAAGCTGCCATCTCAGCATTCTCCAATGCCGTTACCATCGACCCGACGGACGCCAGTTCTATCCAGAGACTCAGTCAGACCTACCGCACGTCTGGCAAGATTCAATTGGCTGACCAACATCACCAAAGATTTCGTCAGGTTCTCAAGACAATTCGACTGAGCAATCAAATTGCGGATAGTCCTTCCGAGGACACGATGCAAGAACTTGCCGACGCACTGGACTCACTCGACCGACCATTAGAAGCCGTTTTGTGGCGGACCATTGCGGCGAGTCGCCAAAGCGATTCGGCTGACCAAGTGCGTGCGTTGGTGGAACAATTTTCCAGCATCGCCCAATCAGGCAATGCCTTTCCGCCGACATCACTTCCAGATGCAAAACGAAACATCATCTTGCCGGACTCCGGCACGACCCCCAATCGATCCAATCAGCCACGGATCGCGTCAGGCAATCGTTCATACGATTGGCCCTCACCACCTGAAACGGCAGTTTGGCAAAACATCGCCGGGGATGTTAGTTTGAATCACCAATTTCGTGTCGCGAAGGAACCGCAGTCCAAGGCGTTTGCGATCTATCAATCGCTCGGTGGTGGTATTGCGGCGATCGATTTTGACCTGGACGGTCGCTGTGATCTCTATTGCGCACAAGGAGCCGCTGACCCGCCAGACTTCCAATCGGACGAACCCAATCCGCTGTACCGGAACATTGAGACTCAGGTAAAAGACATCAGTCAGTGGGCAGGAACTGGCGAAACCATGTACACACTAGGTGTCACGGCGGGCGACTGGAATCAGGATGGGTTCGACGACCTAGCTGTGAACCAGTTCGGTTCCGTTGTCCTGTTGACCAATCGTGGCGATGGCACATTTCAACGCAGTGTCCTGCTTGAAAAGCCGACCACTTGGCTTCCTTCATCGATTGTCATCTCGGATATCAACGCGGACGGCCTGCAGGATCTGATTGCCCTGGCGTATGCCGACAGCGAAGAGATTTGGAAGAAGCCGCCGGTCAACGAAGAAGGCCGCCCCACTTACTTGATCGGACCGGCTAGTTTTGCAGGAGCCGCCAACCTCGCATTACTTGGGACTCCAACTGGTTGGGAAGACGGTTTTAATGAAATCCGTGCATCCGAAGAAACAGTGACCGACACATCGTTGGGAATCATTGTCGGACTGGATGTCGGAAAAACAATTGCTGGAAAGAATGCCTCAGACGTTCAGGTCAACTCAATCTTCGTTGGGAACGACCAGCAAAACGATCGTCTTTGGACGCATTCCAACGTCGCCCAACACGGATGGGAGGAAACAGCGATGGTTCACGGTTGTGCGTTCGGAAGTTTTGGAAATCCGTCGGCATCAATGGGAATCGCCGCCGCTGATTTCAATCAGGATGGGCAGGAGGATTTGCACATCACCAATTTCCAAGACGAACCGGCCTCGCTTTTCTACGGATGCCGCTCTGGATATCGGGACCATTCCATCGGAAGCGGACTTCATCGGCATAGCTTCAATGTGCTTGGATTCGGCACCGCGGCGTTAGACTTTGACCTCAATGGTCTGCCTGATTTGATGGTGACCAACGGATACATCGATGATCCCGCCGAACAGACTCCACCGTATGAGCAACCCATGCAGTTGCTCGTTCGGCAGGACAAAAAATATCAGCTGCAACCGGTGTCTGATTCAAGCGGCTATTGGTCGCGACCACATGTGGGCCGGGCAATGGCTCGATTGGATTTTGATGGCGATGGTCGCGATGACGTTGCCATCACCAATTTGAATGAAAATTCGGCGATCCTACTCAACCGCACGGAGACCGCTCATCATTGGATTCGCGTTTCCTTGGTAGGCAAAACATCCACTCGGAACGCCGTGGGTGCGGCAATCAAGGTGATAGGCAAGGATCGCACCTACACACATCGCGTGACCTCAGGGGATGGTTTCCTTTGCCGTGACGAACCGGAAATGACGATTGGTTTGGGACACCAAGAAGACAATGTCGATGTCGAAGTTCGGTGGCCAAACGGAACCCTTCAGCATTGGAACGACGTCGAGATCGATACGTCGTGGATGTTTCTCGAATCAGAACCCTCGGCCTTCGAGATGCCAATCCACCAATAA
- a CDS encoding NAD-dependent epimerase — protein sequence MSDSSPKTFLVTGCAGFIANEVASQLLAAGHRVVGIDNVNDYYDVRLKEHRLEKLTSQGGAFTFVRGDIEDQSTLQHIFDENSFDAVLNLAARAGVRYSMENPHVYMTTNAMGSLNLLDQMQRVGVKKYVLASTSSLYAGQPMPFIETLPVNTPISPYAASKKAAEAMAYSYHHLYDIDVSVCRYFTVYGPAGRPDMCIFRFIKWIDEGTPIELFGDGEQSRDFTYVSDIAAGTIAALKPVGYEVINLGGGGTPVSLNDIIGRLENLLGKKAKVEHKTFHKADIKITSADISKANDLIGWTPKVELDEGLAASVDWYRENQPWSSELELP from the coding sequence ATGTCCGATTCGTCTCCCAAAACGTTCCTGGTCACAGGCTGCGCTGGCTTCATCGCCAATGAAGTCGCTTCGCAGTTGCTGGCGGCGGGCCATCGCGTGGTCGGAATTGACAACGTCAATGACTACTACGACGTGCGACTGAAAGAACACCGTTTGGAGAAACTGACCTCCCAGGGTGGTGCGTTCACTTTTGTGCGAGGTGACATCGAAGATCAATCGACTTTGCAACATATTTTCGATGAAAATTCATTTGATGCGGTGCTGAACTTGGCCGCTCGTGCCGGCGTGCGATACAGCATGGAAAACCCGCACGTTTACATGACGACCAACGCGATGGGCAGTCTGAATTTGCTCGATCAAATGCAGCGAGTCGGCGTCAAGAAGTACGTGCTCGCGTCGACCTCGTCGTTGTACGCTGGTCAACCGATGCCATTCATTGAAACGCTTCCCGTCAACACTCCGATCTCACCTTACGCGGCCAGTAAAAAGGCCGCCGAGGCGATGGCGTACTCGTATCATCATTTGTACGACATCGATGTGTCGGTTTGCCGTTACTTCACCGTGTACGGTCCCGCTGGACGTCCTGACATGTGCATTTTCCGATTCATCAAATGGATCGATGAAGGGACGCCGATTGAACTGTTCGGTGATGGCGAACAGTCTCGCGATTTTACGTATGTGTCTGACATCGCTGCGGGAACCATCGCGGCACTGAAGCCCGTTGGCTATGAAGTCATCAACTTGGGCGGCGGTGGGACACCGGTCTCTTTGAACGATATCATCGGTCGACTAGAGAACTTGCTGGGCAAAAAAGCTAAGGTTGAACACAAGACCTTCCACAAAGCAGATATCAAAATCACGTCGGCTGACATCAGCAAAGCCAATGACTTGATCGGCTGGACACCGAAAGTGGAACTGGACGAGGGACTCGCTGCCTCGGTGGACTGGTATCGTGAGAACCAGCCATGGTCGAGCGAACTCGAATTGCCGTAG